Proteins from one Desulfonema limicola genomic window:
- a CDS encoding Eco57I restriction-modification methylase domain-containing protein translates to MSKYIYNDALFDGSYFKRVIADPGFPRLRELPADGRQKLQKLLEIWHDIRPRLIQDLKDSDPVLISFAGLPPTVKPLKHTAEAVVENDFIIPVLEDILNYSCDKQKTLLLDGLPEKEKKKKKNDRPDIILFRDKKAHNSAVKKAGKKSGTALSTSFCRDADFILDAKKFEKGIGSDEDRDQTRDTSAAADIEQIDRYIRGCGKKWGILTNGRCWRLMRAGKKQEHLRFDLVMFLEDLLNQEGVLVRGRINEKSFTNENLEDFALFYYFFGHPAVGGGYLDIIYNEGEANNRRVSDILRDNAYKSVQMIAQGFWQYKGNGFPEKPPQNQLDNLRELSLTFLYRLLFLLKAEAQKLLPMQTAQGAESLYAKAASTKAIFFYLQKFSSEDLKNMTEGFNRLKRLFELVNSGGDYEVPAYDGGLFDPETHAELEKLRLNDHVVYEILNKLIYLDESEPVPYADLDVRDFGDIYEGLLEQRLILEKQGQEWILSLKNKKGERKTSGSYFTPDSLVDHIVRETITPLMEKCKRDPNKILSLKILDPAMGSGHFLVKVVDIMAWHLTVNCAPIDKGVPNDNGPNEYAYWKRKVVESSIYGVDVNPMAVELAKVALWLHTASLCKPLSFLDHHLKCGNSLVGADLRHAARPGLESRELNSGTVWQPVENQEIQEDIPAPKTKKKKRQNKQLDLPFPINTELFSGILESVSAILKRPSSTPADIKSKHRDYFQTVNFQLESQRLLCDLWCAQWFLAQPDKKGISIYESPNGLYTRLKKICGLTDDAARAEAVEKIKSHWFIKKIETARKQGYGPRPMRFFHWQIEFPEAAFTEHGELKPDFGFDAVVGNPPWDKIKSAKRDFYGAFNEEVADSQGTSLNALISEMEKENPTLITEWEEYEKMTVNMTTFLTQCNFYKHQTAVVDGRKTGGDPDLFRYFTERANHFTCEGGRVGLVVPCTLWQGQGCTGLRRFLFEKCTISSIYTFENYRKWAFGIHSSFKFTAFTFIKQPPSENHSFKAAFMLRDSQILEGLLKERIVMLSADYIKAVSPSSLALIDNKSDGEARFMKKIHQDYPVLGSKESGWNPVYIRELDMTNDSWRFKTREWMKDRGFTQVLPKHQPDGTWSQEKNGPYTAILPNNLPKGGEYWISADPDWYKQRGYIEKQTQINNENKTFFIYPDEADLENSRKFDSQKDYRRIFPSEIYTALYEGRMINIFDHSQKRYLRGEGRKAIWEDIPINEKIIQPRMFICKSETGQNPKNRLGICDVTGATNERTILCSLIGLDNLAGNTVPSISTDSIINSLLLLSIMSSFCADTLIRLRVSIHLNWTYLSNLAVPALNNIPQKTKLEICRLAAKLNCTTPELSEAWNTVFPDNPWTYESAERDLWKRAEIRARLDAIAADLYGLTVEEYAQILTGFPLLDRDQPPLPGDFFLTEGSEKSKENGKKNENWIETGWGIFELKPRSFITRDFALKTYMEYKNYAKPQKLDEWYKDKVNLDPEGSLSRFRIGKIKDLIERVEIAKNNGAVPYMPTGREVKANGDI, encoded by the coding sequence ATGTCAAAATATATTTACAATGATGCACTCTTTGACGGCTCTTATTTTAAGCGCGTAATAGCAGACCCGGGATTTCCAAGACTCAGGGAACTGCCTGCTGACGGCAGGCAGAAACTCCAGAAACTGCTTGAAATATGGCATGATATTCGTCCCCGCCTTATCCAGGATTTAAAAGACTCCGACCCTGTTTTAATATCTTTTGCCGGACTGCCGCCAACAGTCAAGCCTTTGAAACATACAGCCGAAGCTGTTGTAGAAAATGATTTTATAATACCGGTTTTAGAAGATATTCTTAATTATAGCTGCGATAAGCAAAAAACCCTTTTGCTTGACGGTTTACCGGAAAAAGAAAAGAAAAAGAAAAAAAACGACCGTCCAGATATTATCTTGTTCAGGGATAAAAAAGCTCATAATTCTGCAGTAAAAAAAGCAGGTAAAAAATCCGGTACTGCCCTTTCTACCTCTTTTTGCCGTGATGCTGATTTTATTCTTGATGCTAAAAAGTTTGAAAAAGGCATAGGCTCTGATGAAGACAGGGATCAAACCAGGGATACCAGTGCTGCTGCTGATATTGAACAGATAGATCGTTATATACGGGGATGCGGCAAAAAATGGGGAATTTTAACAAACGGCCGCTGCTGGCGTTTAATGCGGGCAGGGAAAAAACAGGAGCATCTGCGCTTTGACCTGGTAATGTTTCTTGAAGACTTATTAAACCAGGAAGGCGTACTGGTACGCGGCAGAATTAATGAAAAATCTTTTACAAATGAAAATCTTGAAGATTTTGCCCTGTTTTACTATTTTTTCGGTCATCCGGCAGTAGGCGGCGGATACCTGGATATAATATATAACGAGGGCGAAGCCAATAACAGGCGTGTCAGTGATATTCTCAGGGATAATGCATACAAATCCGTTCAAATGATCGCACAGGGATTCTGGCAGTATAAAGGCAATGGTTTCCCTGAAAAACCACCTCAAAACCAGCTTGATAATCTAAGAGAGCTTTCGCTGACCTTTTTATATCGTCTTTTATTTCTTCTCAAAGCCGAAGCCCAGAAACTTTTACCCATGCAGACAGCGCAGGGAGCAGAGAGTCTTTATGCAAAAGCAGCATCAACAAAAGCCATATTTTTCTATTTGCAAAAGTTTTCCAGTGAAGATTTGAAAAATATGACAGAAGGCTTTAACAGGCTTAAAAGGCTGTTTGAACTGGTAAATTCAGGGGGCGATTATGAGGTTCCTGCCTATGACGGGGGGTTGTTTGACCCTGAGACTCATGCAGAACTTGAAAAACTAAGGCTTAATGACCATGTTGTATATGAAATCCTGAATAAACTCATATACCTGGATGAATCAGAACCAGTACCTTATGCAGACCTGGATGTGCGCGATTTTGGAGATATTTACGAAGGTCTGCTTGAGCAAAGGCTTATCCTGGAAAAACAGGGACAGGAATGGATTCTTTCTCTTAAAAACAAAAAAGGCGAACGCAAGACGAGCGGCTCTTATTTTACGCCTGATTCCTTAGTAGATCATATTGTACGCGAAACCATAACCCCCTTGATGGAAAAATGTAAACGCGATCCCAATAAAATCCTCAGCCTGAAAATACTTGACCCTGCAATGGGCAGCGGTCATTTTCTTGTCAAAGTGGTTGATATTATGGCATGGCACCTGACCGTAAACTGCGCGCCCATAGACAAAGGCGTACCAAACGATAACGGCCCCAATGAATACGCATACTGGAAACGCAAGGTCGTGGAAAGCTCCATCTATGGTGTTGATGTAAATCCAATGGCTGTTGAACTTGCAAAGGTTGCCCTGTGGCTTCATACTGCAAGTCTTTGCAAACCCTTGTCTTTTCTGGATCATCATCTCAAATGCGGCAACAGTCTTGTTGGTGCGGATTTAAGACATGCAGCCCGTCCGGGCCTGGAAAGCAGGGAATTAAACTCTGGAACAGTCTGGCAGCCTGTTGAAAATCAAGAAATACAGGAAGATATACCAGCACCAAAAACAAAAAAGAAAAAACGCCAGAATAAACAGCTTGACCTGCCTTTTCCCATCAATACAGAGCTTTTTTCAGGAATCCTGGAAAGTGTCAGTGCGATTTTAAAAAGACCGAGCAGCACCCCGGCAGATATAAAATCAAAACACAGGGATTATTTTCAAACTGTAAATTTTCAACTGGAATCCCAGCGCCTGTTATGCGATCTCTGGTGCGCCCAGTGGTTTCTTGCACAGCCTGATAAAAAAGGTATTTCCATATATGAAAGCCCAAACGGACTTTATACGCGGTTAAAAAAAATATGCGGGCTGACAGATGATGCTGCCCGTGCAGAAGCAGTTGAAAAAATAAAAAGCCACTGGTTTATTAAAAAGATCGAAACTGCCAGAAAACAGGGATACGGCCCCAGGCCAATGCGGTTTTTCCACTGGCAGATCGAATTTCCTGAAGCAGCTTTTACAGAACACGGTGAATTAAAGCCTGATTTTGGATTTGACGCAGTGGTGGGCAATCCGCCCTGGGATAAAATAAAATCAGCAAAGCGCGATTTTTACGGGGCGTTTAACGAAGAAGTGGCAGACAGTCAGGGAACATCCCTAAACGCCCTGATCTCTGAAATGGAAAAGGAAAACCCGACACTGATAACAGAATGGGAAGAATACGAAAAAATGACCGTCAATATGACGACCTTCCTTACCCAGTGCAATTTTTATAAACATCAGACAGCGGTTGTTGACGGCAGAAAAACCGGCGGAGACCCTGATCTTTTCCGATATTTTACAGAAAGGGCAAATCATTTTACCTGTGAAGGAGGACGTGTGGGCCTTGTGGTTCCCTGTACCCTCTGGCAGGGACAGGGATGCACAGGGCTTAGGCGGTTTTTATTTGAAAAATGTACGATTTCAAGCATATATACATTTGAGAATTACAGAAAATGGGCATTTGGAATCCATTCAAGTTTTAAATTTACGGCATTTACATTTATAAAACAGCCCCCATCAGAAAACCATTCTTTTAAAGCAGCATTTATGCTCCGCGATTCACAGATACTTGAAGGACTGCTGAAAGAAAGAATTGTCATGCTTTCTGCTGATTATATAAAAGCCGTCAGCCCTTCATCCCTTGCTTTAATTGACAATAAATCTGATGGAGAAGCACGGTTTATGAAAAAGATTCATCAGGATTATCCTGTTCTCGGGTCTAAAGAAAGCGGATGGAATCCTGTTTATATTCGTGAACTGGATATGACAAACGACTCATGGCGTTTTAAAACACGGGAATGGATGAAAGACAGGGGCTTTACCCAGGTTTTGCCAAAACATCAACCTGACGGAACCTGGAGCCAGGAAAAAAACGGCCCATACACTGCCATCCTGCCGAATAATCTTCCTAAAGGCGGTGAATACTGGATATCCGCAGATCCAGACTGGTATAAACAAAGAGGTTATATTGAAAAACAAACCCAGATTAACAATGAAAACAAAACCTTTTTTATCTATCCTGATGAGGCTGATCTTGAAAACAGCAGAAAATTTGACTCTCAGAAAGATTACAGGCGAATTTTTCCTTCTGAAATTTATACAGCCCTGTATGAAGGAAGGATGATCAATATTTTTGACCATTCACAAAAAAGATATTTAAGAGGCGAAGGAAGAAAAGCCATATGGGAAGATATTCCTATTAATGAAAAAATAATTCAGCCGAGAATGTTTATATGCAAATCAGAAACCGGGCAGAATCCGAAAAACAGGTTAGGAATATGCGATGTAACAGGCGCAACTAATGAAAGAACCATACTTTGTTCATTAATCGGCCTGGATAATTTAGCAGGAAATACCGTTCCGTCAATTTCAACAGATTCAATAATTAATTCCCTGCTTCTTTTATCAATTATGTCTTCATTTTGTGCAGATACATTAATTCGATTAAGAGTCAGTATTCATCTTAACTGGACATATCTTTCCAATTTGGCTGTTCCTGCTTTAAACAATATTCCCCAGAAAACAAAGCTTGAAATCTGCCGTCTTGCTGCAAAACTCAACTGCACTACACCTGAGCTTTCAGAAGCCTGGAACACTGTTTTCCCTGATAATCCCTGGACATATGAATCAGCAGAGCGGGATTTATGGAAACGGGCTGAAATCCGAGCCAGGCTTGATGCCATTGCTGCTGATTTATACGGACTGACAGTTGAGGAATATGCACAGATTCTAACCGGATTTCCCCTCCTGGACAGAGATCAGCCTCCTTTACCCGGGGATTTCTTTTTAACAGAAGGCAGTGAAAAATCCAAAGAAAACGGCAAAAAAAATGAAAACTGGATTGAAACAGGCTGGGGAATATTTGAACTTAAACCCCGCAGTTTCATAACCCGGGACTTTGCCTTGAAAACCTATATGGAGTACAAAAACTATGCAAAACCCCAAAAACTTGACGAATGGTACAAAGATAAAGTAAATCTTGATCCCGAAGGCTCCCTTTCCCGTTTCCGGATCGGTAAAATAAAAGACCTTATAGAAAGGGTTGAGATTGCTAAAAATAACGGGGCCGTTCCTTATATGCCGACTGGCCGTGAAGTAAAGGCAAACGGAGACATTTAA
- a CDS encoding Eco57I restriction-modification methylase domain-containing protein translates to MSKYINNDALFDGSYFRRVIADPGFPRQRELPADGRQKLQKLLEIWHDIRPRLVQDLKDSDPLSISFAGLPPTVKPLKHTAEAVVENDFIIPVLEDILNYSCDKQKTLLLDGLPEKEKKKKKNDRPDIILFRDKKAHNSAVKKAGKKSGTALSTSFCRDADFILDAKKFEKGIGSDEDRDQTRDTSAAADIEQIDRYIRGCGKKWGILTNGRCWRLMRAGKKQEHLRFDLVMFLEDLLNQEGVLVRGRINEKSFTNENLEDFALFYYFFGHPAVGGGYLDIIYNEGEANNRRVSDILRDNAYKSVQMIAQGFWQYKGNGFPEKPPQNQLDNLRELSLTFLYRLLFLLKAEAQKLLPMQTAQGAESLYAKAASTKAIFFYLQKFSSEDLKNMTEGFNRLKRLFELVNSGGDYEVPAYDGGLFDTETHAELEQLRLNDHVVYEILNKLIYLDESEPVPYADLDVRDFGDIYEGLLEQRLILEKQGQEWTLSLKNKKGERKASGSYFTPDSLVDHIVRETITPLMEKCKRDPNKILSLKILDPAMGSGHFLVKVVDIMAWHLTLNCAPIDKGVPNDNGPNEYAYWKRKVVESSIYGVDVNPMAVELAKVALWLHTASLCKPLSFLDHHLKCGNSLVGADLRHAARPGLESRELNSGTVWQPVENQEIQEDIPAPKTKKKKRQNKQLDLPFPINTELFSGILESVSAILKRPSSTPADIKSKHRDYFQTVNFQLESQRLLCDLWCAQWFLSQPDKKGISIYESPNGLYTRLKKICGLTDDAARAEAVEKIKSHWFIKKVETARKQGYGPRPMRFFHWQIEFPEAAFTEHGELKPDFGFDAVVGNPPWDKIKSAKRDFYGAFNEEVADSQGTSLNALISEMEKENPTLITEWEEYEKMTVNMTTFLTQCNFYKHQTAVVDGRKTGGDPDLFRYFTERAGHFTCEGGRVGLVVPCTLWQGQGCTGLRRFLFEKCTISSIYTFENYRKWAFGIHSSFKFTAFTFIKQPPSENHSFKAAFMLRDSQILEGLLKERIVMLSAYYIKAVSPSSLALIDNKSDGEARFMKKIHQDYPVLGSKESGWNPVYIRELDMTNDSWRFKTREWMKDRGFTQVLPKHQPDGTWSQEKNGPYTAILPNNLPKGGEYWISADPDWYKQRGYIEKQTQINNENKTFFIYPDEADLENSRKIDSQKDYRRIFPSEIYTALYEGRMINIFDHSQKRYLRGEGRKAIWEDIPISEKMLQPRVFVCKMETGKDAGGGPRIGFCDITGATNERSILASVLGQGSLAGHKVPCLKIDSYEKTFILTSIMCSFCSDMLMRMRISTNLTLNFLSNLAIPRYSDIPQKTKLEICRLAAKLNCTTPELSEAWNTVFPDNPWTYESAERDLWKRAEIRARLDAIAADLYGLTVEEYAQILTGFPLLDRDQPTLPGDFFLTEGSEKSKENGRENENWIETGWGIFELKPRSFITRDFALKTYMEYKNYAKPQKLDEWYKDKVNLDPEGSLSRFRIGKIKDLIERVEIAKNNGAVPYYQLSIINCDL, encoded by the coding sequence ATGTCAAAATATATAAATAACGATGCGCTTTTTGACGGCTCATATTTCAGGCGCGTAATAGCAGACCCGGGATTTCCAAGACAAAGGGAACTGCCTGCTGACGGCAGGCAGAAACTCCAGAAACTGCTTGAAATATGGCATGATATTCGTCCCCGCCTTGTCCAGGATTTAAAAGACTCCGACCCTCTTTCAATATCTTTTGCCGGACTGCCCCCAACAGTCAAGCCTTTGAAACATACAGCCGAAGCTGTTGTAGAAAATGATTTTATAATACCAGTTTTAGAAGATATTCTTAATTATAGCTGCGATAAGCAGAAAACCCTTTTGCTTGACGGTTTACCGGAAAAAGAAAAGAAAAAGAAAAAAAACGACCGTCCAGATATTATCTTGTTCAGGGATAAAAAAGCTCATAATTCTGCAGTAAAAAAAGCAGGTAAAAAATCCGGTACTGCCCTTTCTACCTCCTTTTGCCGTGATGCTGATTTTATTCTTGATGCTAAAAAGTTTGAAAAAGGCATAGGCTCTGATGAAGACAGGGATCAAACCAGGGATACCAGTGCTGCTGCTGATATTGAACAGATAGATCGTTATATCCGAGGATGCGGCAAAAAATGGGGAATTTTAACAAACGGCCGCTGCTGGCGTTTAATGCGGGCAGGGAAAAAACAGGAGCATCTGCGCTTTGACCTGGTAATGTTTCTTGAAGACTTATTAAACCAGGAAGGCGTACTGGTACGCGGCAGAATTAATGAAAAATCTTTTACAAATGAAAATCTTGAAGATTTTGCCCTGTTTTACTATTTTTTCGGTCATCCGGCAGTAGGCGGCGGATACCTGGATATAATATATAATGAGGGCGAAGCCAATAACAGGCGTGTCAGTGATATTCTCAGGGATAATGCATACAAATCCGTTCAAATGATCGCACAGGGATTCTGGCAGTATAAAGGCAATGGTTTCCCTGAAAAACCGCCTCAAAACCAGCTTGATAATCTAAGAGAGCTTTCGCTGACCTTTTTATATCGTCTTTTATTTCTTCTCAAAGCCGAAGCCCAGAAACTTTTACCCATGCAGACAGCGCAGGGAGCAGAGAGTCTTTATGCAAAAGCAGCATCAACAAAAGCCATATTTTTCTATTTGCAAAAGTTTTCCAGTGAAGATTTGAAAAATATGACAGAAGGCTTTAACAGGCTTAAAAGGCTGTTTGAACTGGTAAATTCAGGGGGCGATTATGAGGTTCCTGCCTATGACGGGGGGTTGTTTGACACTGAGACTCATGCAGAACTTGAACAACTAAGACTTAATGACCATGTTGTATATGAAATCCTGAATAAACTCATATACCTGGATGAATCAGAACCAGTACCTTATGCAGACCTGGATGTGCGCGATTTTGGAGATATTTACGAAGGTCTGCTTGAGCAAAGGCTTATCCTGGAAAAACAGGGACAGGAATGGACCCTGTCTCTTAAAAACAAAAAAGGCGAACGCAAGGCGAGCGGCTCTTATTTTACGCCTGACTCCTTAGTAGATCATATTGTACGCGAAACCATAACTCCTCTGATGGAAAAATGCAAACGCGATCCCAATAAAATTCTCAGCCTGAAAATACTTGACCCTGCAATGGGCAGCGGTCATTTTCTTGTCAAAGTGGTTGATATTATGGCATGGCACCTGACCTTAAACTGCGCACCCATAGACAAAGGCGTACCAAACGATAACGGCCCCAATGAATACGCATACTGGAAACGCAAGGTCGTGGAAAGCTCCATCTATGGTGTTGATGTAAATCCAATGGCTGTTGAACTTGCAAAGGTTGCCCTGTGGCTTCATACTGCAAGTCTTTGCAAACCCTTGTCTTTTCTGGATCATCATCTCAAATGCGGCAACAGTCTTGTTGGTGCGGATTTAAGACATGCAGCCCGTCCGGGCCTGGAAAGCAGGGAATTAAACTCTGGAACAGTCTGGCAGCCTGTTGAAAATCAAGAAATACAGGAAGATATACCAGCACCAAAAACAAAAAAGAAAAAACGCCAGAACAAACAGCTTGACCTGCCTTTTCCCATCAATACAGAGCTTTTTTCAGGAATCCTGGAAAGTGTCAGTGCGATTTTAAAAAGACCGAGCAGCACCCCGGCAGATATAAAATCAAAACACAGGGATTATTTTCAAACTGTAAATTTTCAACTGGAATCCCAGCGCCTGTTATGCGATCTCTGGTGCGCCCAATGGTTTTTATCCCAGCCGGACAAAAAAGGTATTTCCATATATGAAAGCCCAAACGGACTTTATACCCGGTTAAAAAAAATATGCGGGCTGACAGATGATGCTGCCCGTGCAGAAGCAGTTGAAAAAATAAAAAGCCACTGGTTTATTAAAAAGGTTGAAACTGCCAGAAAACAGGGATACGGCCCCAGGCCAATGCGGTTTTTCCACTGGCAGATAGAATTTCCTGAAGCAGCTTTTACAGAACACGGTGAATTAAAGCCTGATTTCGGATTTGACGCAGTGGTGGGCAATCCTCCCTGGGATAAAATAAAATCAGCAAAGCGCGATTTTTACGGGGCGTTTAACGAAGAAGTAGCAGACAGTCAGGGAACATCCCTAAACGCCCTGATCTCTGAAATGGAAAAGGAAAACCCGACACTGATAACAGAATGGGAAGAATACGAAAAAATGACCGTCAACATGACGACCTTCCTTACTCAGTGCAATTTTTATAAACATCAGACAGCGGTTGTTGACGGCAGAAAAACCGGCGGCGATCCTGATCTTTTCCGGTATTTTACAGAAAGGGCAGGTCATTTTACCTGTGAAGGAGGACGTGTGGGCCTTGTGGTTCCCTGTACCCTCTGGCAGGGACAGGGATGCACAGGGCTTAGGCGGTTTTTATTTGAAAAATGTACGATTTCAAGCATATATACATTTGAGAATTACAGGAAATGGGCATTTGGAATCCATTCAAGTTTTAAATTTACGGCATTTACATTTATTAAACAACCCCCATCAGAAAACCACTCTTTTAAAGCAGCATTTATGCTCCGCGATTCACAGATACTTGAAGGACTGCTGAAAGAAAGAATTGTCATGCTTTCTGCTTATTATATAAAAGCCGTCAGCCCTTCATCCCTTGCTTTAATTGACAATAAATCTGATGGAGAAGCACGGTTTATGAAAAAGATTCATCAGGATTATCCTGTTCTCGGGTCTAAAGAAAGCGGATGGAATCCTGTTTATATTCGTGAACTGGATATGACAAACGACTCATGGCGTTTTAAAACACGGGAATGGATGAAAGACAGGGGCTTTACCCAGGTTTTGCCAAAACATCAACCTGACGGAACCTGGAGCCAGGAAAAAAACGGCCCATACACTGCCATCCTGCCAAATAATCTTCCTAAAGGCGGTGAATACTGGATATCCGCAGATCCAGACTGGTATAAACAAAGAGGCTATATTGAAAAACAAACCCAGATTAACAATGAAAACAAAACCTTTTTTATCTATCCTGATGAGGCTGATCTTGAAAACAGCAGAAAAATTGACTCCCAGAAAGATTACAGGCGGATTTTTCCTTCTGAAATTTATACAGCCCTGTATGAAGGAAGGATGATCAATATTTTTGACCATTCACAAAAAAGATATTTAAGAGGCGAAGGAAGAAAAGCCATATGGGAAGATATTCCTATTTCTGAAAAGATGCTCCAACCGAGGGTGTTTGTTTGTAAAATGGAAACAGGCAAAGATGCAGGCGGAGGCCCCAGAATAGGCTTTTGTGATATTACCGGTGCAACCAATGAGAGAAGCATTTTAGCATCTGTACTTGGTCAGGGAAGTCTTGCGGGACATAAAGTTCCCTGCTTAAAAATAGATTCATATGAAAAAACCTTCATTTTAACTTCAATAATGTGTTCATTTTGCAGCGATATGCTTATGCGGATGAGAATAAGTACCAATCTTACATTAAATTTTCTGTCAAATCTTGCAATACCAAGATACTCTGATATTCCCCAGAAAACAAAGCTTGAAATCTGCCGTCTTGCTGCAAAACTCAACTGCACCACACCAGAGCTTTCAGAAGCCTGGAACACTGTTTTCCCTGATAATCCCTGGACATATGAATCAGCAGAGCGGGATTTATGGAAACGTGCTGAAATCCGAGCCAGGCTTGATGCCATTGCTGCTGATTTATACGGACTGACAGTTGAGGAATATGCACAGATTCTAACCGGATTTCCCCTTCTGGACAGAGATCAGCCTACTTTACCCGGGGATTTCTTTTTAACAGAAGGCAGTGAAAAATCCAAAGAAAACGGCAGAGAAAATGAAAACTGGATTGAAACAGGCTGGGGAATATTTGAACTTAAACCCCGAAGTTTCATAACCCGGGACTTTGCCTTGAAAACCTATATGGAGTACAAAAACTATGCAAAACCCCAAAAACTTGACGAATGGTACAAAGATAAAGTAAATCTTGATCCCGAAGGCTCCCTTTCCCGTTTCCGGATCGGTAAAATAAAAGACCTTATAGAAAGGGTAGAGATTGCTAAAAATAACGGGGCCGTTCCTTATTATCAATTATCAATTATCAATTGTGACCTATGA
- a CDS encoding ABC transporter ATP-binding protein: MGHLLEVKDLEVKFALRFGDLTAINRVNFTLDKGERLGIVGESGAGKSVTGFAIINLISKPGYISNGNIVFDGTELSQLSNEEMRNIRGNRISMIFQDPMMTLNPVLSIGTQMTESLMTHMDISRKQAEETALEKLKKVYISSPEKRLKQYPHEFSGGMRQRIVIAIALLTNPAIIIADEPTTALDVTIQAEIMELLLELCKSENMGLILITHDLGVVSQVTQKIAVMYAGKIVESGSTSEIVNNPRHPYTKGLIKALPGVLKPGERLYQIPGTMPNLTSIPPGCAFHPRCEFRLDICDKKEPGLMNIKDKHQQAACHLLNKECSKNNIIV, from the coding sequence ATGGGACATTTACTTGAAGTTAAAGACCTGGAAGTAAAGTTTGCTCTCCGGTTTGGCGATCTTACTGCCATTAACCGGGTAAATTTCACTCTGGATAAAGGCGAGCGCCTCGGTATTGTCGGGGAAAGCGGTGCAGGCAAATCTGTAACAGGATTTGCCATTATCAATCTTATCAGCAAACCAGGTTATATCTCCAATGGAAACATAGTATTTGACGGCACAGAGTTAAGCCAGCTTTCCAATGAAGAAATGAGAAATATTCGCGGCAATCGTATCAGCATGATATTTCAGGATCCTATGATGACACTTAATCCTGTGCTGTCAATAGGTACACAAATGACAGAAAGCCTGATGACCCATATGGATATTTCAAGAAAACAGGCTGAAGAAACTGCTCTTGAAAAATTAAAAAAGGTTTATATTTCATCACCTGAAAAAAGGCTTAAACAATATCCCCATGAATTTTCAGGGGGAATGCGCCAGAGGATTGTTATAGCCATTGCCCTTCTTACAAACCCTGCCATTATAATAGCAGATGAACCTACAACAGCCCTGGATGTTACCATTCAGGCTGAAATAATGGAACTGCTCCTTGAATTATGCAAATCTGAAAATATGGGATTGATTTTAATTACCCATGATTTAGGGGTTGTTTCACAGGTAACACAAAAGATTGCTGTAATGTATGCAGGAAAAATTGTAGAATCAGGCTCAACCAGCGAGATTGTCAATAATCCCAGACATCCTTATACAAAAGGACTTATTAAAGCCCTTCCAGGAGTCCTTAAACCTGGAGAGCGCCTGTATCAGATACCAGGAACAATGCCAAACCTGACAAGCATTCCTCCAGGATGTGCATTCCATCCAAGATGTGAATTCAGACTGGACATATGCGATAAAAAAGAACCCGGACTTATGAATATTAAAGATAAACATCAGCAGGCAGCTTGCCATCTGCTTAATAAGGAATGTTCAAAAAACAATATTATTGTATAA
- a CDS encoding CopG family ribbon-helix-helix protein has product METQSFTMNIDVQTYQNLKLLAGISALTESELAAEAVRIFIEDQSWQIEAIKQGIRQADEGKFASEQRIKDVFSKWGIDA; this is encoded by the coding sequence ATGGAAACCCAAAGCTTTACCATGAACATAGATGTTCAAACATATCAAAATCTTAAACTACTTGCAGGCATTTCGGCTTTAACCGAATCTGAACTGGCAGCAGAGGCTGTTCGCATCTTTATTGAAGATCAATCCTGGCAGATTGAGGCAATAAAACAAGGAATACGCCAGGCTGATGAGGGGAAATTTGCATCGGAACAAAGAATAAAGGATGTATTTTCCAAATGGGGAATTGATGCCTAA